One Rhea pennata isolate bPtePen1 chromosome 3, bPtePen1.pri, whole genome shotgun sequence DNA segment encodes these proteins:
- the LOC134138242 gene encoding serine/arginine-rich splicing factor 7 yields MSRYGRYGGETKVYVGNLGTGAGKGELERAFSYYGPLRTVWIARNPPGFAFVEFEDPRDAEDAVRGLDGKVICGSRVRVEVSTGMPRRSRYDRPPARRPFDPNDRCYECGEKGHYAYDCHRYSRRRRSRSRSRSRSRSRGRRYSRSRSRSRGRRSRSASYRRSRSVSPRRSRSVSPRRSRSGSLKRSRSRSRSRSRSRSVTWPRSRSRSHGRSKSGSPAKSRSKSRSPSPKRSRSPSGSPQRSASPERMD; encoded by the exons ATGTCGCGTTACGGCCGATATGGAGGCG AGACCAAGGTCTACGTGGGGAACCTGGGCACGGGCGCGGGCAAAGGCGAGCTGGAGAGAGCCTTTAGCTACTATGGGCCGCTGCGAACCGTGTGGATCGCGAGGAACCCGCCAGGGTTTGCCTTCGTGGAGTTTGAAGACCCGAGGGATGCGGAAGATGCTGTCCGTGGACTCGATGGCAA GGTGATCTGTGGCTCCAGGGTTAGAGTGGAAGTGTCAACAGGGATGCCTCGTCGCTCCCGCTATGACAGGCCTCCAGCACGGCGCCCCTTTGACCCTAATGACAGATGCTATGAGTGTGGCGAGAAAGGCCACTATGCTTATGATTGTCATCGCTATAGTCGCCGAAGGAGGAGCAG GTCCCGGTCTCGATCCCGTTCGAGGTCCCGAGGAAGGAGGTATTCTCGGTCGCGCAGTCGCAGTCGTGGTAGGAG GTCAAGATCAGCTTCTTACCGCAGGTCCAGGTCAGTTTCTCCTCGCAGGTCTCGATCTGTCTCTCCTCGCCGGTCCCGATCAGGTTCCTTGAAGAGATCGAG gtCTAGATCCAGATCCAGGTCTAGATCCAGATCTGTTACATGGCCACGAAGCAG GTCTAGGTCTCATGGCAGATCTAAATCTGGCTCCCCAGCTAAGAG TCGATCGAAGTCCCGATCACCATCTCCAAAGAGAAG tcgTTCACCATCAGGAAGCCCTCAAAGAAGTGCAAGTCCTGAAAGAATGGATTAA
- the GALM gene encoding galactose mutarotase isoform X2 gives MTEVTREAFGHLPQEGGGGTVEKFVLKSDSVKAEVLSLGCIVTALQTKGRDGASADIVLGFDSLEGYTKKHPYFGAVVGRVANRIAKGRFTLDGQEYQLALNNGPNSLHGGARGFDKVLWSPEVVPNGVRFFRLSPDGEEGYPGDLKVWVTYTLCGGELAINYRAQTSKTTPINLTNHAYFNLAGQGSQDIYDHEISIEADSYLPVDDTKIPTGSSATGTAQPPAHLASCGGARRARHPPTGRTLEVHTTQPGLQFYTGNNLDGSLRGKGSAAYPKHSAFCLETQGWPDAVNKPHFPDTLLRPGEEYNHTTWLVFSAA, from the exons ATGACGGAGGTGACGAGGGAAGCGTTCGGGCACCTGCcccaggagggaggaggaggaacggTGGAGAAGTTTGTGTTAAAGTCCGACAGCGTGAAAGCGGAGGTCCTGTCCTTGGGGTGCATCGTCACTGCGTTGCAGACGAAAGGCAGGGACGGGGCGTCTGCAGACATCGTCCTGGGCTTCGACAGCTTGGAAG GTTACACCAAGAAGCACCCCTACTTTGGGGCCGTCGTGGGCCGAGTTGCCAACAGGATTGCAAAGGGGAGGTTCACCCTGGACGGGCAGGAGTATCAACTGGCCCTCAACAACGGACCCAACAGCCTGCATGGAGGAGCCAGGGGGTTTGACAAG GTTCTCTGGAGCCCTGAAGTTGTGCCAAATGGTGTCCGTTTCTTCCGACTCAGCCCAGATGGTGAAGAAGGCTACCCTGGCGACCTGAAAGTCTGGGTCACCTATACGCTCTGTGGTGGGGAGCTGGCCATCAACTATCGAGCCCAGACCAGCAAGACAACACCCATCAACTTAACAAATCATGCATACTTCAACCTAGCTGGGCAG GGCTCACAGGACATCTACGACCACGAGATTTCCATTGAAGCTGATTCTTACCTGCCTGTGGATGACACCAAGATCCCTACTG GCTCGTCGGCCACCGGCACCGCTCAGCCGCCGGCTCACCTGGCCTCTTGCGGCGGCGCCCGCAGGGCTCGGCACCCTCCCACCGGCAGGACCCTGGAGGTGCACACCACCCAGCCCGGCCTCCAGTTTTACACCGGCAACAACCTGGACGGCTCCCTGAGGGGCAAAGGCTCCGCCGCGTACCCCAAGCACTCGGCCTTCTGCCTGGAAACCCAGGGCTGGCCCGACGCCGTCAACAAG CCCCACTTCCCCGACACCCTGCTGCGCCCGGGAGAGGAGTACAACCACACCACCTGGCTCGTCTTCTCCGCTGCCTGA
- the GALM gene encoding galactose mutarotase isoform X1 produces MTEVTREAFGHLPQEGGGGTVEKFVLKSDSVKAEVLSLGCIVTALQTKGRDGASADIVLGFDSLEGYTKKHPYFGAVVGRVANRIAKGRFTLDGQEYQLALNNGPNSLHGGARGFDKVLWSPEVVPNGVRFFRLSPDGEEGYPGDLKVWVTYTLCGGELAINYRAQTSKTTPINLTNHAYFNLAGQGSQDIYDHEISIEADSYLPVDDTKIPTGEVAAVRGTGFDLRAPAELGEHLQRFHLDGFDHNFCLRPGSARRLAARARHPPTGRTLEVHTTQPGLQFYTGNNLDGSLRGKGSAAYPKHSAFCLETQGWPDAVNKPHFPDTLLRPGEEYNHTTWLVFSAA; encoded by the exons ATGACGGAGGTGACGAGGGAAGCGTTCGGGCACCTGCcccaggagggaggaggaggaacggTGGAGAAGTTTGTGTTAAAGTCCGACAGCGTGAAAGCGGAGGTCCTGTCCTTGGGGTGCATCGTCACTGCGTTGCAGACGAAAGGCAGGGACGGGGCGTCTGCAGACATCGTCCTGGGCTTCGACAGCTTGGAAG GTTACACCAAGAAGCACCCCTACTTTGGGGCCGTCGTGGGCCGAGTTGCCAACAGGATTGCAAAGGGGAGGTTCACCCTGGACGGGCAGGAGTATCAACTGGCCCTCAACAACGGACCCAACAGCCTGCATGGAGGAGCCAGGGGGTTTGACAAG GTTCTCTGGAGCCCTGAAGTTGTGCCAAATGGTGTCCGTTTCTTCCGACTCAGCCCAGATGGTGAAGAAGGCTACCCTGGCGACCTGAAAGTCTGGGTCACCTATACGCTCTGTGGTGGGGAGCTGGCCATCAACTATCGAGCCCAGACCAGCAAGACAACACCCATCAACTTAACAAATCATGCATACTTCAACCTAGCTGGGCAG GGCTCACAGGACATCTACGACCACGAGATTTCCATTGAAGCTGATTCTTACCTGCCTGTGGATGACACCAAGATCCCTACTG GGGAGGTGGCGGCCGTGCGGGGCACCGGCTTCGACCTGCGGGCGCCTGCGGAGCTGGGGGAGCACCTGCAGCGCTTTCACCTCGACGGCTTCGACCAcaacttctgcctgaggcccggctcggctcggcgcctCGCGGCCAG GGCTCGGCACCCTCCCACCGGCAGGACCCTGGAGGTGCACACCACCCAGCCCGGCCTCCAGTTTTACACCGGCAACAACCTGGACGGCTCCCTGAGGGGCAAAGGCTCCGCCGCGTACCCCAAGCACTCGGCCTTCTGCCTGGAAACCCAGGGCTGGCCCGACGCCGTCAACAAG CCCCACTTCCCCGACACCCTGCTGCGCCCGGGAGAGGAGTACAACCACACCACCTGGCTCGTCTTCTCCGCTGCCTGA